The Marinobacter szutsaonensis sequence TATACCCATCCGGACAAACTGTCCGGAGACGATCCGGCCTATCGCCGGGGAACCGAAGATGCCGGACTGGATGTGACCACCGGCAATGACGTAAATACCATTGGTGGAAGGGTAAGCTCATGGAGAACCTGAATACATCCGTCGATACACGCGAACATGCCGACTCGGGCAACTTGCCATTGATGAGTCGCATCGCCCGGCAACTGGTTCTTCAGCAGCTCAAGATCCTCCAGCACGGCGTGTTGACCATCAGGGAGGCGGGTGCCGAGCCCCTCGTCTTTGGCGACGGCGATACCCGTTACGCCCCGGCCGAACTGGTCATCCACGACCACAGCACCTGGCGGGATCTGCTGACCGGCGGTGGTGTGGGTGCCGCCGAGGCTTACGTGGCCGGCGACTGGTCCACCCCGGATCTGGTGTCGCTGTTGCGCTTCTTCACCCGCAATGTCGACCGGATGAACGAATTCGAGGACCGGTTCAGCTGGGTCACCAAGCCGGCGCTCAAAGGCCTGCACTGGCTCAACCGCAATACCAAAGAAGGTTCCCGTAAGAACATCAGTGCCCATTACGACCTGGGCAATGACCTGTTCGAAACCTTCCTGGACGCGACCATGATGTACTCCTCGGCCATCTATCCCCGCGAGGATGCCACCCTGGAAGAAGCGGCGGTACACAAGCTGGATACCATCTGCCGGAAACTGGATCTCGGCCCGGACGACCGCGTGATTGAGATCGGAACCGGCTGGGGCGGCTTTGCCATTCATGCCGCAAAGCATTATGGCTGCCATGTCACCACCACGACCATTTCCCGGGAACAGCTGGAGTTGGCGAAGGCCCGAGTAAAAGCTGAAGGACTGGAAGACCGCATTACGCTGCTGTTCGACGATTACCGGGATCTCGAGGGCGAGTTCGACAAGCTGGTCTCCATCGAAATGATCGAGGCGGTCGGACCGCAGTTCCTGGACAGCTATTTCCAGCAGATCAATGCCCTGCTCAAACCCGATGGCCTGGCCCTGGTGCAGGCCATCAACATGCCCGAGCAACGGTACGCGCGCGCCCTCAAGAACGTGGATTTCATCCAGCGCTTCATCTTCCCTGGCAGCTTCATTCCCTCGTTCGGTGCCATGCTGGAATCGGTGCGCAACGGCTCGAACCTGGTACTGACCCATTCGGAAGATATCGGTTTCCATTACGCCCGAACCCTGCGTGACTGGTGCGAGCGTTTCATGGCAAAGAGAGACACTCTGGAGCAGATGGGCTACGACCAGGCGTTCCGCCGCTTGTGGCATTTCTACTTCGCCTACTGCGAGGCCGGATTCAGCGAGCGGGCCATCGGCGTTTCCCAGCTGGTGTTTGCCAAACCCGGCAACAAGCGTGCGAACATCCTGAGCGTATGATTGCCTCGGAAACCTCCCGCAATGTTCTGAACTTCGTCCTGTTCCAGGCAGGCTGGCTTCTTTGTGTGCTGTATCCGAACCGGCTGGTGGTTCTGATCATAGGCGTGTTCCTGATTCTGCACTTCGTGCTGGTCAGCCAGAGGCGCTTCAGTGAACTGCAATTTATCGGCTTCGGTACCGTGGCCGGTGCGGCACTGGACACGCTCTGGTTCCAGACCGGCGTGCTCTATTCGGAGACCGCCGAGCTGCTGATCGTGCCACCGTGGCTGGTGGCGATCTGGGCCATTTTCATGACCACCCTATGCCATTCCCTGGACTGGATCAGCCGGAATCGCTGGTTGCCCTTTGTGCTGGCGCCTATTGCCGGTCCCTTTGCCTACTGGTCAGCGAGCAAGCTCGGTGCTGTGTCCCTGCCCGACCAGACTCTGTCACTGCTGGCGCTCGCGGCGGGCTGGCTGGTGGTGTTCCCGCTGCTGCTGTTCATTCGCAGGTACCTCTATCCGGAGCTTGCACAATGAAAGGGATGCGTACGCCTGTCCTGGCCCTGTTGTTAGTGGCTGCCTCCGGAGCCTGTTACGGAAAAATCTTCCAGTTCTCCGGTGAGGCCCGGGCGGAGAATGGGGAAGTGCTCTACACCGAGCACCATCAGGTTGAAGGCGAATGTACCCAGGGCCAGTTCCGCCCCCTGAATCACCAGGTGGAATATCTTGAACCAAATCAGAATGACAGCTTTGCGGAGAAATCACTCCGGTACGAACGTTCCCCCGTTC is a genomic window containing:
- a CDS encoding cyclopropane-fatty-acyl-phospholipid synthase family protein, with protein sequence MENLNTSVDTREHADSGNLPLMSRIARQLVLQQLKILQHGVLTIREAGAEPLVFGDGDTRYAPAELVIHDHSTWRDLLTGGGVGAAEAYVAGDWSTPDLVSLLRFFTRNVDRMNEFEDRFSWVTKPALKGLHWLNRNTKEGSRKNISAHYDLGNDLFETFLDATMMYSSAIYPREDATLEEAAVHKLDTICRKLDLGPDDRVIEIGTGWGGFAIHAAKHYGCHVTTTTISREQLELAKARVKAEGLEDRITLLFDDYRDLEGEFDKLVSIEMIEAVGPQFLDSYFQQINALLKPDGLALVQAINMPEQRYARALKNVDFIQRFIFPGSFIPSFGAMLESVRNGSNLVLTHSEDIGFHYARTLRDWCERFMAKRDTLEQMGYDQAFRRLWHFYFAYCEAGFSERAIGVSQLVFAKPGNKRANILSV
- a CDS encoding DUF2878 domain-containing protein; the protein is MIASETSRNVLNFVLFQAGWLLCVLYPNRLVVLIIGVFLILHFVLVSQRRFSELQFIGFGTVAGAALDTLWFQTGVLYSETAELLIVPPWLVAIWAIFMTTLCHSLDWISRNRWLPFVLAPIAGPFAYWSASKLGAVSLPDQTLSLLALAAGWLVVFPLLLFIRRYLYPELAQ